The following nucleotide sequence is from Stigmatopora nigra isolate UIUO_SnigA chromosome 8, RoL_Snig_1.1, whole genome shotgun sequence.
AATTGGAAACGAGTGTACATTTGGTCTCCTGGCAACATCGGGACTCCGTCTAGCGTCTCAAGGTTTGGCAAGGAGGAGAAAACTCTGTGTGAAGGCAGACAACAAGGGAGGAAAATAATAGAAGATGATAGGTGCTTTCAGTCTATTGATCTATGTATCAAATCCAATGGACCGAGGCTGTGTGGACTTTAAATGGCCCGCCTACCGTGCACGATAGTCCTGAGTGAAGGTCACCGGGTTCAGGGTCAAGTTGAGGGATCGTAGAGGACTGCTCTTCAATGCATCCAATCCTTCCAAGGAGCTGATGGCGTTCTCAGATATGCAAAGTTGCTCCACGGCAGGAAGTTTTGGCAACTGGCGTAAAGACACCAAATAGTTCTGATGCAGATTGAGGATCCTGCACCTGTAAAGAGCAGCATGAAATGTActtcttgatttatttttgctgGAGTCTGATATTCATGACACATAAAGAAAGCTCCTTTTTACCTTGGCAGACGAACCGAACTCAGGTTTTCCAGAGAGTTGTTGACCAGCTGTAGTTTCTCCACGCGGATCAATCTGTGAAGGATCCGGACAAAGTTTTCTTGCTGGAAAGCATCCCCCAAATCCTGGTAGGAGAGGTTCAACTCCTTTGGGCGGGAGATGAAGTGGTAGATTTTAACTTCATTAAGAAAACCCAAGCAGAAAAGTGGCATTGCTTACCACACAGTTTTCCCAATTCTCTTTTCTTCTCTCTTCCCATGTCTGTCCCACCTCTATCCTTCTCTTCTTCCATTGCTCCACACACAATGAATCAACCTTTCTTTGAAAAAGCTCCTCATCAGGTGGCCCTATGATTACCAATAGACACCAAAAATAACTTGTCCATGTTCTATGATGCAGTAAAACACTTCAGTTTTTGAACATGACCATATGCAAAAGTACCAATCTATCCACATTTTACACATCCATGTTGCGTATCAACATGACACGAATACACCAGCAATtagatttaattaaatgtcatttaatttgTTACCCAAGTTGAGAATGGGACAGATAACGTGAATTTTATCACCCCACAATATTACCAGCCTATCCATATTTTTCACCACTTGTCAGAGACTGTGGCACACCTTCTCGGACCCTGGGGCATGTCAGCTGATCTCCGGTGAGGTCACATTGAGGCAGGTGATGCCACGAGGAAAACCGGAAACGGCTGGAAGGAAGCTGTGTCCAaagtaataaaaattaaattaaaaaaaggtgcAGATGAGTGAGGCCTCAAATAACAACATCTTCATGAAATGCTACTACCTGGTGGCAAAATTATTTAATACACTCAGATAATATTGTACCCACTCAATGAATCCAATCATAACTATTAGTGAtcatttaatgatgaaactttttgGATGCAACCATTATTCAAGGGATTCTCACATTTTTAGCTC
It contains:
- the LOC144200638 gene encoding uncharacterized protein LOC144200638, whose protein sequence is MSESSSGVNTLSNSLPKSHLSNYSELGVAHLPASVHQSPDSGLATTPLPSSRFRFSSWHHLPQCDLTGDQLTCPRVREGPPDEELFQRKVDSLCVEQWKKRRIEVGQTWEERRKENWENCVELNLSYQDLGDAFQQENFVRILHRLIRVEKLQLVNNSLENLSSVRLPRCRILNLHQNYLVSLRQLPKLPAVEQLCISENAISSLEGLDALKSSPLRSLNLTLNPVTFTQDYRARVFSSLPNLETLDGVPMLPGDQMYTRFQFPRIARMCNIL